The Sabethes cyaneus chromosome 1, idSabCyanKW18_F2, whole genome shotgun sequence DNA segment ATGTATTCGGCCATCATATGATCCATTTCCCGGGCCTTATCAGCTTGCTTAGAGAAGTTTACCGTGTCTAAGATTATGGCACCTATAGTATACAATATTTCAAAATGAGGTTGAAAACGTGAAATAGGCTTTGACATACCGTAAAGAAGTTTGAGCACCAACGTGAAATCATCCCTGTGTTTATCAAACATATCGTAATctgtaattatttttgtaataagtGTAGCACATGAACCGACCGGTCTCATCAATTTGAAGATCGTATCGGGTAAATTTGCCCGCGGATCGAATATTCTATGGTCAATCACCCCGACAACGTTCGCTTCGTATATGGACATATGATGGTCTACCAGAACGAACTTGGTCCTTTCTAAGGCAGCCTTGTTTAAACTAATTTCATCCTTACAAATGAGATTTTCGAGTTCGATTTGGTGCTTCTGCAGAAAGTACACGACTTCCGTCTTGATGGGCAGCTCGTGTCGAAACACATTCAAGACCGGCAGTACGTGTTCCCAGCCTGGGAATGGTTGTACCAAACTGGGGCATTTGAACAAGTGAAAAGCAAACGTAAGGCTACATACGGCTGAATCTAAATCACAGCTTTCGTTCCCCAGTACGACTATCCGCGGTTGTCCCTGGAaaatcaatagtaaaatttttcgtgcaaaattaaatttatttatttttaccttGGTTTTAACAATAGATTTGCAATAACTCAAGTACTTGTTCATTTTTTTGCTATCAATAGTATCACAAGAAGTATCACGTTACAATAGCTTTTGTTCTAGCCAATCTAACAATAAATTCTTCGTAAACAAACATTATTAAGCAGCCATGAAAACAGCTGCCATAATCAAATACAggtatttgtgcatgcataaatttgggatcctgccgttttctccggagtactttattttctcggtctaatcttttaaataacataaatattattaatactttatggagtactttaaaattcaagaacattagtagagccagaaatcacagcaagtaAAATAATTGATGCGTCCctaatttatgcatgcacaaatatttgtatttgtggcagctctgcatGAAAATCTAAAGAAATATCGTTCAACCTAAAATATGAACCGGTTCAGTTTAATCA contains these protein-coding regions:
- the LOC128739541 gene encoding exopolyphosphatase PRUNE1 — its product is MNKYLSYCKSIVKTKGQPRIVVLGNESCDLDSAVCSLTFAFHLFKCPSLVQPFPGWEHVLPVLNVFRHELPIKTEVVYFLQKHQIELENLICKDEISLNKAALERTKFVLVDHHMSIYEANVVGVIDHRIFDPRANLPDTIFKLMRPVGSCATLITKIITDYDMFDKHRDDFTLVLKLLYGAIILDTVNFSKQADKAREMDHMMAEYIEQNLEISELDRRTLFENLVLKRNDVSGLDSLQILSKDSKILYRQGRTVSIPGYPILVQDYVKMYDAETNLLKFAQTTGSDVVVLMGMKINAESNQVRRDLGIVNICDRDLFEKIVTALTTSKTPDLRLEKRCGNVYECVCGIYFTQGNIAASRKQILPLIRSILDGSS